A genomic segment from Leptolyngbya boryana PCC 6306 encodes:
- a CDS encoding Clp protease N-terminal domain-containing protein — MFERFTEKSIKCIMLAQEESRRLGHNFVGTEQILLGLIGEGTGVAAKSLKSHGVNLKDARIEVEKIIGRGSGHVATEIPFTPRAKKVLELSLEEARNLEHNYIGTEHLLLGLVREGEGVAARVLENLGVNLNKIRFLALGMIGEVAEEASSIDAEIEMARDPAELKLKLDQVLKDKLAAISTQNFDAAKLSHRRELRIQDRLEELFQLPSVSRELGQVLEAKDAAVRDKNFDRAGELRDRELEIKGEIKAIVQARQEANPASPTSNKTKDLTNSTQLKEQST; from the coding sequence ATGTTTGAGCGATTTACAGAAAAATCAATTAAATGCATCATGCTGGCTCAAGAAGAATCTCGTCGTCTAGGGCACAACTTTGTCGGGACTGAGCAGATTCTTTTAGGATTGATTGGAGAAGGCACAGGGGTTGCTGCTAAGAGTTTGAAATCACACGGCGTAAATCTCAAAGATGCACGAATTGAAGTTGAAAAGATCATTGGTCGAGGCTCTGGACATGTCGCGACAGAGATTCCCTTCACGCCACGTGCTAAGAAAGTTTTGGAACTCTCACTAGAAGAAGCTCGTAACCTGGAGCACAACTACATTGGGACAGAACATTTACTGTTAGGCTTGGTTCGAGAAGGTGAAGGGGTTGCTGCTAGAGTGTTGGAGAATTTAGGGGTCAATCTTAATAAGATTAGATTTCTGGCTCTAGGCATGATAGGGGAGGTAGCTGAAGAAGCGAGTTCGATCGATGCTGAGATTGAGATGGCTCGTGATCCAGCTGAATTGAAGCTGAAATTAGATCAAGTCCTCAAAGATAAACTAGCAGCCATTAGCACTCAAAATTTTGATGCAGCAAAACTATCACATCGAAGAGAACTCCGAATTCAAGATCGACTAGAGGAACTGTTTCAACTGCCGTCTGTTTCTCGTGAACTGGGTCAAGTCCTCGAAGCTAAAGATGCAGCCGTTCGAGATAAAAACTTCGATCGAGCAGGTGAACTTCGCGATCGCGAACTGGAAATCAAGGGGGAAATCAAAGCGATCGTCCAGGCTCGGCAAGAGGCTAATCCAGCTTCACCTACTTCAAACAAGACAAAAGATCTGACGAACTCAACTCAACTGAAAGAACAGTCTACTTAA